From a region of the Narcine bancroftii isolate sNarBan1 chromosome 5, sNarBan1.hap1, whole genome shotgun sequence genome:
- the LOC138765352 gene encoding hornerin-like — protein MVLGEGGRGKTQPTVPGKEGGEKHSPRSWGKEGGAKHSPRSRGKEGGAKHSPRSRGKEGGVKHSPWSWAKDEGQNTAHGPGGREGGEKHSPRSWGKEGGAKHSPRSRGKEGGAKHSPRSWGKEGGEKHSPWSWGKEGGAKHSPWSWAKEGGAKHSPRSWGKEGRGETQPMVLGEGGRGETQPTVPGEGGRGETQPMVLGKEGGAKHSPRFQGKEGGVKHSPWSWAQEGGANHSPRSRGKEGGVKHSPWSWAKEGGAKHSPRSRGKEGGEKHSRTVLGEGGRGETQPTVPGEGWRGETQPTVPGEGGRGETQSTVLGEGGRGETQPTVPGEGGRVETQCTVPGGRREGRNTAHGPGGRRGGAKHSPRSRGKEGGGETQPTVPGEGGEGRNTAHGPGGRREGRNTAHGPRGRRGGAKHSPRSRGKEGGEKHSPRSWAKEGGAKHSPRSRGKEGGSKHSPRSQGKEGGEKHSPWSWGEGGWGRNTAHGLGRRREGRNTAHGPGGEGL, from the coding sequence ATGGTCTTGGGCGAAGGAGGGAGGGGCAAAACACAGCCCACGGTcccggggaaggagggaggggagaaacacAGCCCACGGTcctgggggaaggagggaggggcgaAACACAGCCCACGGTCCCGGGGGAAAGAAGGAGGGGCGAAACACAGCCCACGGTcccgggggaaggagggaggggtgaaACACAGCCCATGGTCTTGGGCGAAGGATGAGGGGCAAAACACAGCCCACGGTcccgggggaagggagggaggggagaaacacAGCCCACGGTcctgggggaaggagggaggggcgaAACACAGCCCACGGTCCCGGGGGAAAGAAGGAGGGGCGAAACACAGCCCACGGTcctgggggaaggagggaggggagaaacacAGCCCATGGTcctgggggaaggagggaggggcgaAACACAGCCCATGGTCCTGGGCGAAGGAGGGAGGGGCGAAACACAGCCCACGGTcctgggggaaggaggggaggggtgaaACACAGCCCATGGTCTTGGGCGAAGGAGGGAGGGGCGAAACACAGCCCACGGTcccgggggaaggagggaggggtgaaACACAGCCCATGGTCCTGGGCAAGGAGGGAGGGGCAAAACACAGCCCACGGTtccaggggaaggagggaggggtgaaACACAGCCCATGGTCCTGGGCGCAGGAGGGAGGGGCGAACCACAGCCCACGGTcccgggggaaggagggaggggtgaaACACAGCCCATGGTCTTGGGCGAAGGAGGGAGGGGCAAAACACAGCCCACGGTcccgggggaaggagggaggggagaaacacAGCCGCACGGTcctgggggaaggagggaggggcgaAACACAGCCCACGGTCCCGGGGGAAGGATGGAGGGGCGAAACACAGCCCACGGTcccgggggaaggagggaggggagaaacacAGTCCACGGTCCTGGGCGAAGGAGGGAGGGGCGAAACACAGCCCACGGTcccgggggaaggagggagggtcgAAACACAGTGCACGGTCccggggggaaggagggaggggagaaacacAGCCCACGGTCccgggggaaggaggggaggggcgaAACACAGCCCACGGTcccgggggaaggagggagggggcgaaACACAGCCCACGGTCccaggggaaggaggggaggggagaaacaCAGCCCACGGTcctgggggaaggagggaggggcgaAACACAGCCCACGGTCccaggggaaggaggggaggggcgaAACACAGCCCACGGTcccgggggaaggagggaggggagaaacacAGCCCACGGTCCTGGGCGAAGGAGGGAGGGGCGAAACACAGCCCACGGTcccgggggaaggagggagggtcgAAACACAGCCCACGGTcccaggggaaggagggaggggagaaacacAGCCCATGGTCCtggggggaaggagggtgggggagaaacaCAGCCCATGGTCTTGGGCGAAGGAGGGAGGGGCGAAACACAGCCCACGGTCCCGGGGGCGAGGGGCTTTAA